Within the Streptomyces vilmorinianum genome, the region CGGTGCGTCGTCGGGCAGATCGAGGACCAGGGCCGTGCTGCGGGGGCGGGGCTGATGCGTGCGCGTACGGGCCTCCGCCACGACCTCCGCGAGGGCCCGGCCGGCGGGCTTCACCTCGCGGTCGTTCGTCAACAGGCCGAGGCTGTACTCCAGTTCCGGGAAGTCGGCGAGCGAGCGGTCGACGTCGTGCGAGCACCACCAGGTGACGCCCCACAGGTCCGGGCAGTCGAGCGCGGCGTCCACCGTCGTACGGGTGAAGGCGGCGGCCCGCTCGGCGGCGATGTGCGGGGCGGGCGCCCCGACCTCCTGCAGCCACACCGGCCGCGCCGGATCCTCGGCCCAGGCCTTCGACAGCTCGATCAGATACGCGGCGTGCTGCCCGGTCGCGACGGCGTCGGCGCCGTAGCGCTGCGCGGTGCCGTTGAAGACCCAGGAGTGCACGGCCGTCACCGCGCCGAGCCGGGCCGCGTGCGCCGGCGTGAACGGATGGTCGTCCACGTACCAGGCGGCGTCGTACGCCGCGTGCAGATGCGGCCGGCCGGGTGCCCCCCGCTCGCACGCGTCGAGCATGCGGCGCAGCCAGCTCTCCGCCTGACCCGGGGTGATCCGGTCCGGATCGGGGTGCGGATCGCCGGAGAACTGGTTGATCTCGTTGCCCAGCGTCATGCCCAGGAAGGCGGGCCGGTCCGCCAGGGCCGAGGCGAGCGTGCGCAGATAGGCGGCCTGTCCTTCGAGCACCTCGGGGTCGGTGAAGAGATTGCGCCGGTGCCAGGTCTCGGTCCACGAGGGCCGGAAGTCGAAGCTGGACAGATGACCCTGCAGTCCGTCCACGGCCACGTCCAGACCGCGTTCGGCCGCCGCGTCGACGAGCCGGACCAGCTGCTCCACCGCGCGCGGGCGGATCAGGGTGCGGTTCGGCTGGAAGACGGGCCACAGCGGGAAGACCCGGAGGTGGTCGAGGCCCAGCGCGGCGATCGAGTCCAGGTCGGCGCGGACGGCATCGAGGTCGAAGTCGAGCCAGTGGTGGAACCAGCCCTGGCTCGGGGTGTAGTTGACGCCGAAGCGCGGGGCGTCGAAGCGCGGCGCGTCGAGCGGAGCGGGCATGCTCGGCATCGGGTCCTTTCCTTCAGTCATCCCTTGATGGCGCCTTCCTCGACGCCCTTGAAGAAGAACCGCTGGAGCGCGGCGAACACGGCGACGATCGGCAGAAAGGCGATCATGGTGCCGGCCGCGATCAGCCGGGGATTGGCGGAGAACGTTCCGTCGAGGTACTGGAGCCCGACGGTGAGGGTGTACCGCTCGGGGTCGTTGAGGACGATCAGCGGCCACAGGAAGTCGTCCCAGGCGCCGATGAACGTGAAGATCACGACCACGCTCAGCATGCCCCGTACGTTGGGCAGCCCCACATGCACCAGGCGCTGCCACACGCTCGCGCCGTCCACGAGCGCGGCCGCGTCGAGGTCGGGCGGGACGGCCTGGAAGGCCGTGTACATCAGCAGCACGTTCAGCATGGCGATCGCCCCGGGCAGCGCCACCCCGACGAGGGTGTCCGTCAGGCCCATGCTGCGCACCGTCACGTACTGCGAGACGATCGTGACCTCGCCGGGCAGCACCAGCGTGGCCAGGAACAGGCCGAGCACCAGCCGCGCCCCGCGGAACCGCAGCCGGGAGAGCGCGAATCCGGCGAGGGTGGCGCCCACGACGTTGCCGGCCACCGCGATCGCCGCCACGGTCAGCGAGTTGAGCGCATAGGTCCACACCGGGATGGTGTCGGCGACCTGGGCGTAGTTGGAGAACGTCACCTCGCGCGGCAGGAAGTCCGGCGTACGGGAGTAGACGTCCTCGCCCGGGCCCTTGAGCGAGGTGGACAGCTGCCACAGGAACGGGCCGATCGTGAGCAGCAGGACCAGCGTCAGGAGCAGATAGCGCGTCGCGTTCGCGGCCGGGGTGGGCGTGGAGAATCCCCGTGATCCCCGTGATCCCCGTGATCCTCGTGCGGGCATGGTCAGGCCGCCTTCCGGTTGAGCCGTGCGAGGAGCAGCATCGGGCCGACGGTGATGACGAAGAGCAGCAGGCTCAGGGCCGAGGCGTATCCGATGTGCCCGGTGAAGCCGCGGCTGTACATCTGGATGAGCATCACCACCGACATGTCCCGGCCGCCCGGGCCGCCGGTGCCGTTGGACAGGACGTACAGCTCCGAGAAGACCCGCAGCGCGGAGACGGAGATCAGGACGGAGATCAGCATCATGGCGGTCCGTACACCGGGCAGGGTGACGTGCCAGAAGCGGCGCACGGCCGACGCCCCGTCGACGGCGGCCGCCTCGTGCAGCTCCCGGCCCACGTTCCCGAGCGCGGAGAGGTAGATGACCATGTAGTACCCGAGGCCCTTCCACGCGGTCAGTCCGATGGCGCTGAAGAGCAGGAGCCAGCGGTCGGTGAGGAAGGAGACCGGCTGATCGGCCGCCCCGAGCTGCCCGAGGAGTCCGTTGACCAGGCCGCGGTCGTCCAGGACCCACCCCCAGATCAACCCGACGACGACGGCGGAGGCGACGACGGGCGTGTAGAAGGCGGTACGGAAGAAGGTGATGCCCGGCAGCTTCTTCTCCACCAGCAGCGCGAGCAGCAGCGGCAGCAGGGTGAGCAGCGGCAGGCAGATCAGCAGATAGACGATGCTGTTGACGAGTGCGTCGGTCAACTGCTCGTCGTCCAGGGCGCGTCGGTAGTTGGCCAGGCCGCTGAAGTGTCCGCCGCCCAGCGGTTTGGCGTTGGTGAACGACAGGATCACCGTGTTCACGGCGGGCCACAGGTTGAAGACGGCGAGCCAGATCACGGCCGGCCCGGCGAGCAGCCACGGGGTGAACCAGCGCCGGTGTGTCATGGGGTGCCTTCCTGGCGGGGGAGGGGGGCCGTGCGGACGGGCCCGCCCGTCCGCACGGGGCCGGTTCTCAGTCCTTCAGCATCTGGTTCGCGCGGGCGACCGCCGTGTCCAGGGCCTCCTCGGAGCCGGCCTGGCCGCCCATGGCGAGGGCGATCTGCTGGTTGATCACGGTCTTGATCGCGTCGTTGGCCTGGACGGGCTCCAGCATCGTGGCCTTCGCGAGCGAGGCGAACGCCGTGACCTTGGCGTCCCCGGCGTTGGTGCCGTCGCTCTCGCTGAAGAAGGGGTCCGAGGCCGAGGCCTTCGTGGAGGGGAAGATGCTCGTCTCGTGGGCGAAGGCGGCCTGGTTCTCCGCGTTGGTGACCCACCGGGCGAGCGCGAGCGCGGTGGCCCGGTTCTTGGTGGCCCGGGAGACCGAGAGCCCCTGGACGTACAGCGGCGGGGTGCCCATGGCGGGGGAGGAGACCACCTTGGGGGCGAGGCTCGGGTTGTCCGTCGCCAGCGAGGTGATGTAGTTGCCGCCCGCGGTGGTCCAGGCGGCCGTGCCCGAGGTGAACAGCTTGGTGTTGCCCGCGTACGTCTCGGTCAGGACGTCCTGGGGCAGCAGCCCCTCCTTGAAGGCGTCGCGGTAGGTGTCGAGGACGGCCGCGGCCTCGGGGGTGTTGAAGGTGAAGCTCTCGCCGTCCTCGGACATCAGCTTCACGCCGGCGTTGGCGAAGTCCATCAGGCCCGGCTTGCGGCTCATCAGGTAGACCGAGCCGCCGGACTTCTGCTTGACCGTCCTGGCCGCCGCGATCAGCTCGTCCAGGGTGGCCGGCGGCTTCTTCGGGTCCAGGCCGTACCGGGTGAGCAGCGCGGAGTTCCAGTAGTTGACGTCGGTGTTGAGGTACCAGGGGTAGCCGTACGTGCCGTCGTGGCCGGCGAAGCGGTAGGCGGCGGTGCCGCCCTCGACGTAGTCGGTTTCCAGCTTCGGGTCGGCCCCGGCCACGTCCAGCAGCATGTTCTGCCTCACCAGCGGCAGCGCGAAGTCCGGCGGGAGGTTGACCACGTCGGGAAGGGTGCCGCCGGCCGCCTGGCTGAGCACCTTCTCCGAGTAGCCCTCACCGGGCTGGTCGAGCCACTCGACCCGCACACCGGGGTGCTTCTTCTCGAAGGCGTCGATCACGCCCTCCATGTACGCGGTGAACTTCGGCTTCAGGGCCCAGGTCTGGAGCGCGACCCTGCCCCGGA harbors:
- a CDS encoding carbohydrate ABC transporter permease encodes the protein MPARGSRGSRGSRGFSTPTPAANATRYLLLTLVLLLTIGPFLWQLSTSLKGPGEDVYSRTPDFLPREVTFSNYAQVADTIPVWTYALNSLTVAAIAVAGNVVGATLAGFALSRLRFRGARLVLGLFLATLVLPGEVTIVSQYVTVRSMGLTDTLVGVALPGAIAMLNVLLMYTAFQAVPPDLDAAALVDGASVWQRLVHVGLPNVRGMLSVVVIFTFIGAWDDFLWPLIVLNDPERYTLTVGLQYLDGTFSANPRLIAAGTMIAFLPIVAVFAALQRFFFKGVEEGAIKG
- a CDS encoding glycoside hydrolase 5 family protein yields the protein MPSMPAPLDAPRFDAPRFGVNYTPSQGWFHHWLDFDLDAVRADLDSIAALGLDHLRVFPLWPVFQPNRTLIRPRAVEQLVRLVDAAAERGLDVAVDGLQGHLSSFDFRPSWTETWHRRNLFTDPEVLEGQAAYLRTLASALADRPAFLGMTLGNEINQFSGDPHPDPDRITPGQAESWLRRMLDACERGAPGRPHLHAAYDAAWYVDDHPFTPAHAARLGAVTAVHSWVFNGTAQRYGADAVATGQHAAYLIELSKAWAEDPARPVWLQEVGAPAPHIAAERAAAFTRTTVDAALDCPDLWGVTWWCSHDVDRSLADFPELEYSLGLLTNDREVKPAGRALAEVVAEARTRTHQPRPRSTALVLDLPDDAPKRSTCAPGGAFFEAFMRLAADGARPAAVLASRASDRDHLTARGITETVTVDDVGRA
- a CDS encoding carbohydrate ABC transporter permease, encoding MTHRRWFTPWLLAGPAVIWLAVFNLWPAVNTVILSFTNAKPLGGGHFSGLANYRRALDDEQLTDALVNSIVYLLICLPLLTLLPLLLALLVEKKLPGITFFRTAFYTPVVASAVVVGLIWGWVLDDRGLVNGLLGQLGAADQPVSFLTDRWLLLFSAIGLTAWKGLGYYMVIYLSALGNVGRELHEAAAVDGASAVRRFWHVTLPGVRTAMMLISVLISVSALRVFSELYVLSNGTGGPGGRDMSVVMLIQMYSRGFTGHIGYASALSLLLFVITVGPMLLLARLNRKAA
- a CDS encoding ABC transporter substrate-binding protein → MRTSSHWIRLAVAAVAAVTLAGCGLGDPNGSDDAGAAGGGEVRGRVALQTWALKPKFTAYMEGVIDAFEKKHPGVRVEWLDQPGEGYSEKVLSQAAGGTLPDVVNLPPDFALPLVRQNMLLDVAGADPKLETDYVEGGTAAYRFAGHDGTYGYPWYLNTDVNYWNSALLTRYGLDPKKPPATLDELIAAARTVKQKSGGSVYLMSRKPGLMDFANAGVKLMSEDGESFTFNTPEAAAVLDTYRDAFKEGLLPQDVLTETYAGNTKLFTSGTAAWTTAGGNYITSLATDNPSLAPKVVSSPAMGTPPLYVQGLSVSRATKNRATALALARWVTNAENQAAFAHETSIFPSTKASASDPFFSESDGTNAGDAKVTAFASLAKATMLEPVQANDAIKTVINQQIALAMGGQAGSEEALDTAVARANQMLKD